A single region of the Pseudalkalibacillus berkeleyi genome encodes:
- a CDS encoding thermonuclease family protein has product MKSDLEVRIAELAMQDRSDLKGSEVTVSGFLAGEAEEPLEDGYNYPFIDENMNGILVKSQQKLNHLERGKWFNITGMLDSTHQQEMHVTSEANVEPSHSHKATPPQEKQFISSVKKVVDGDTIHLETPVLGTTKVRFVSIDTPETNYQGQSQGYHAEEATRQLEYLLPLGERVDIHVGDEPFDQYGRLLAVVVKNEQNINLEMIELGMAVPYFIYPNLVNFNEYGEAVVRAKEFCKGIWNPERPIDELPYEFRFNKRGGPNKFVGHHATKMYVEPSKWESVPIEYRVFFLNEKDAKDAGYDKVQDSNQC; this is encoded by the coding sequence ATGAAAAGCGACCTTGAAGTACGTATTGCGGAACTGGCTATGCAAGATAGGTCTGACCTAAAGGGAAGCGAAGTAACTGTAAGTGGATTTCTTGCTGGAGAAGCAGAAGAGCCCTTAGAAGACGGTTATAATTATCCATTCATAGATGAAAATATGAACGGAATTCTCGTAAAATCACAACAGAAATTGAATCATCTTGAACGTGGTAAATGGTTCAATATCACAGGTATGCTCGACTCGACTCACCAACAGGAAATGCATGTGACGTCAGAAGCGAACGTTGAACCATCTCATTCTCATAAAGCAACACCACCTCAAGAAAAGCAGTTCATCTCTTCTGTAAAAAAAGTTGTCGATGGAGATACAATCCATTTAGAAACACCAGTTCTAGGAACGACAAAAGTAAGATTCGTTTCAATCGATACCCCAGAAACCAATTATCAAGGTCAATCACAAGGCTACCATGCTGAGGAAGCAACGAGACAGCTTGAGTACCTTTTACCTTTAGGTGAGCGGGTGGATATTCACGTTGGCGATGAACCGTTCGATCAATACGGTCGACTTCTCGCAGTTGTTGTCAAAAATGAGCAGAACATAAATCTGGAAATGATTGAATTAGGTATGGCTGTTCCGTATTTCATCTACCCCAATTTGGTCAACTTTAATGAGTATGGTGAAGCTGTTGTACGGGCGAAAGAGTTTTGCAAAGGTATATGGAATCCAGAGCGTCCTATTGATGAGCTCCCATACGAATTCCGCTTCAACAAGCGGGGAGGTCCAAATAAATTTGTCGGTCATCATGCTACCAAGATGTATGTAGAACCATCCAAGTGGGAAAGCGTACCAATTGAATACCGCGTATTCTTTTTAAACGAAAAAGATGCAAAGGACGCGGGTTACGATAAAGTACAAGACAGTAATCAATGTTAA
- the secG gene encoding preprotein translocase subunit SecG has translation METFLLVLLIIDAIALITIVVLQSGKSAGLSGAITGGAEQLFGKQKARGIDAVFQKATIILAILFFILTIVLGYIY, from the coding sequence GTGGAAACATTCTTGTTGGTCTTATTGATCATTGATGCAATTGCATTAATTACTATTGTAGTCCTTCAGTCTGGTAAAAGTGCTGGGTTATCTGGTGCAATTACAGGTGGAGCAGAGCAATTATTCGGAAAACAAAAAGCTCGTGGAATTGATGCAGTGTTTCAAAAAGCTACCATTATTCTTGCCATTTTATTTTTCATACTAACAATTGTATTAGGTTATATTTATTAA
- a CDS encoding S8 family peptidase, giving the protein MSFLPNQIVVRFFPSVPSSRALQIIQLVGGTVIDQIPQIYVYVIQVDPSRMNTTLRILSNFPEVDYAEFNGLMNTQLTPNDPLFSQQWGLLKINSTRAWNVTRGSSLLKIAILDTGVNAGHPDLIDKVVLNVNFSTSSTSQDINGHGTHVAGIAAATTRNEIGVAGLAINPKILNIKVLDDSGSGSFSDVAKGIVNATDNGAKVINMSLGGPSFSSSVQSAVQYASSNGVIQVAAAGNDNADDLFYPAAYPEVISVAAVKRDDTKASFSNFGAAWVDVAAPGIDILSTLPTSTNMMGATNYGYLSGTSQAAPFVSGLAALMASLEPNANKVRNAIETTTVPITGVGTLYQNGRINTYAALLKIKDQ; this is encoded by the coding sequence ATGAGTTTTCTCCCCAATCAAATAGTAGTGCGTTTCTTTCCTAGTGTTCCTAGTAGTCGAGCATTGCAAATCATCCAACTTGTTGGTGGAACTGTAATTGATCAAATTCCACAGATTTATGTGTATGTCATCCAAGTGGATCCTAGTAGAATGAACACTACACTTCGCATTCTCTCTAATTTTCCAGAAGTAGATTACGCTGAATTCAATGGCTTAATGAACACTCAGTTGACTCCGAATGATCCTCTTTTCAGTCAGCAATGGGGTCTATTGAAAATCAATTCTACAAGAGCGTGGAATGTTACACGTGGTTCTTCGCTTCTAAAAATAGCGATTTTAGATACTGGGGTTAATGCAGGTCATCCAGATTTGATAGATAAAGTTGTCCTGAATGTTAACTTCTCGACCTCATCGACATCTCAAGATATCAATGGTCACGGGACACATGTCGCTGGTATTGCTGCTGCAACAACAAGGAATGAAATAGGTGTTGCAGGTCTAGCCATCAACCCCAAAATATTGAATATAAAAGTACTAGACGATAGTGGTAGTGGCTCTTTCAGCGACGTCGCTAAAGGTATCGTTAATGCGACAGATAATGGAGCAAAAGTGATTAATATGAGCTTAGGTGGCCCTTCATTCAGCTCAAGTGTTCAAAGTGCTGTCCAATATGCATCTAGTAATGGTGTTATCCAAGTTGCGGCAGCAGGCAATGACAACGCTGATGATCTGTTTTACCCAGCTGCTTATCCTGAAGTGATTAGTGTGGCTGCAGTGAAACGTGATGATACGAAGGCGTCATTTTCCAATTTCGGTGCTGCATGGGTGGATGTGGCAGCTCCGGGAATCGATATCCTGTCAACATTACCAACCTCTACAAACATGATGGGTGCTACGAATTATGGATACCTATCAGGAACATCTCAAGCTGCACCTTTCGTCAGTGGACTAGCAGCATTAATGGCTTCTTTAGAACCTAATGCCAACAAAGTAAGGAATGCTATAGAAACGACGACTGTACCGATTACTGGTGTAGGAACCCTTTATCAAAATGGTAGAATCAACACTTATGCTGCATTATTGAAGATTAAAGACCAATAG
- the smpB gene encoding SsrA-binding protein SmpB, translated as MARNEGNAIAQNKKARHDYAIEETFEAGMVLQGTEIKAIRARRVQLKDSFCRVQNGEVFLHNMHISHYEQGNRYNHDPLRTRKLLLHKKEISKLIGASKETGYSIIPLKLYIKNGVAKVLIGVARGKKKYDKREDLKRKTANREIEKAFRERQKM; from the coding sequence ATGGCACGTAATGAAGGGAATGCAATCGCACAAAACAAAAAAGCTCGTCATGATTATGCAATTGAAGAAACGTTCGAAGCAGGTATGGTGTTACAAGGCACAGAGATTAAAGCCATTCGTGCAAGACGTGTTCAATTGAAAGATTCCTTTTGTCGTGTTCAAAACGGTGAGGTTTTCCTTCATAATATGCACATCAGCCATTATGAACAAGGAAACCGTTACAACCATGATCCGCTTCGTACTAGAAAACTGTTGTTACACAAGAAGGAAATCAGTAAATTGATTGGTGCTTCTAAAGAAACAGGCTATTCCATAATACCGTTGAAGCTGTATATTAAAAACGGGGTCGCTAAAGTTCTGATCGGAGTCGCAAGAGGTAAGAAGAAATACGACAAGCGTGAAGACTTGAAGCGAAAGACCGCAAACCGGGAAATTGAGAAAGCCTTCCGCGAACGCCAAAAAATGTAA
- a CDS encoding S8 family peptidase: MNQTSDRINVCFKSNTSREEVNNILSSINFDRLTEIPQINVYVLKVNPNSIRGIVRRLEKVNEVDFVEVDGTMSTQLIPNDPLFNQQWGLLKINSTRAWNVTRGSSLLKIAVLDTGVNAGHPDLNEKIVINVNFSTSSTTQDLNGHGTHVAGIAAAVTRNNLGVAGLAINPKIMNIKVLDDTGIGFFSDIANGIINATANGAKVINMSFSGPTSSSTVQNAVQYAANNGVILVAAAGNDNSNNLHYPAAYSEVIGVAALNNDDTKASFSNYGASWVSVAAPGVDILSTLPITANSTGQTDYGNLSGTSQAAPFVSGLAALMASLEPDRAQVRAAIESTTVPITGAGTLYQNGRINAYAALLNITA; this comes from the coding sequence ATGAATCAAACCTCAGACCGAATTAATGTTTGTTTCAAGTCTAATACTTCTAGAGAAGAAGTAAACAATATTCTCTCATCAATAAACTTCGACCGTCTCACTGAAATACCCCAAATCAATGTCTATGTATTAAAAGTAAATCCCAACTCAATTAGAGGAATCGTACGTCGTTTGGAAAAAGTTAATGAAGTAGATTTTGTAGAAGTTGATGGGACAATGTCTACCCAGTTGATTCCGAATGATCCTTTGTTTAATCAACAATGGGGTCTATTGAAAATCAATTCTACGAGAGCATGGAACGTTACACGAGGTTCTTCTCTTCTAAAAATAGCGGTATTGGATACTGGAGTTAATGCAGGTCATCCAGACTTAAATGAAAAAATCGTTATAAATGTAAATTTCTCAACTTCATCAACGACACAAGATCTGAATGGGCATGGTACTCATGTAGCGGGAATCGCGGCTGCTGTAACAAGAAATAATCTTGGTGTCGCAGGTCTTGCTATTAACCCGAAAATCATGAACATTAAAGTGCTAGATGATACTGGAATTGGATTTTTCAGTGATATTGCAAATGGTATTATTAATGCAACAGCTAATGGGGCTAAAGTTATTAATATGAGCTTTAGCGGTCCAACTTCAAGTTCAACTGTTCAAAATGCCGTCCAGTATGCAGCTAACAACGGTGTAATCTTAGTTGCGGCAGCCGGGAATGATAACTCGAATAATCTTCATTATCCTGCTGCTTATTCAGAAGTAATAGGAGTAGCGGCACTAAATAATGACGATACGAAAGCGTCCTTTTCTAATTATGGAGCGAGTTGGGTTAGTGTAGCAGCACCCGGTGTCGATATACTATCAACTTTGCCGATTACAGCAAATAGTACAGGACAAACGGATTATGGGAATTTATCTGGTACTTCTCAAGCTGCGCCCTTTGTCAGTGGCCTAGCCGCACTAATGGCTTCCCTTGAACCTGATAGAGCTCAAGTCCGAGCTGCAATTGAATCAACAACTGTACCAATTACTGGCGCAGGAACGCTTTATCAAAATGGCCGAATTAATGCATATGCAGCATTATTGAACATTACTGCATAA
- the uvsE gene encoding UV DNA damage repair endonuclease UvsE has product MTLVRLGFVAMALSLQNSSPSQTMTYKTFSNTENKEAAMLKLERITKSNLSNTLRILRHNAAHDIKFYRMTSRLVPLATHEALSDWDYLNAIEEELAEIGQFVKEKDMRVDFHPDHFVLINSPKKDVLKMSIKTLLLHKQLLDGMNLDPLHRCVLHVGGMYGDRQLALERFVENWMIVPRSVQRLLILENDDKSFHLEDTLYLCEKLDIPLVFDYHHHLAHHENKHWEEHWERVTKTWSHSPFAVKMHISSPKSEKQFRAHSDFVDPDMFMDFLNKIKGSVEQIDCMIEAKKKDEALFKLMQDLKTYNNIEIIDGASFYIK; this is encoded by the coding sequence ATGACACTTGTCCGATTAGGTTTTGTTGCAATGGCATTAAGTCTGCAAAATTCTTCCCCGTCACAAACAATGACATACAAAACTTTTTCAAATACCGAAAATAAAGAAGCTGCGATGCTGAAGCTTGAGCGGATTACAAAATCCAATCTTTCCAATACACTTAGGATTTTACGGCATAATGCAGCACATGATATAAAATTTTACCGGATGACATCCAGGTTAGTACCGCTTGCTACCCATGAAGCTTTATCAGATTGGGACTACTTGAATGCAATTGAGGAAGAATTAGCAGAAATCGGCCAATTTGTAAAAGAGAAAGATATGAGAGTAGATTTTCACCCGGATCACTTTGTATTGATCAATTCTCCCAAAAAAGATGTACTGAAGATGTCGATCAAAACACTTCTCCTACATAAGCAACTGCTCGATGGAATGAACCTCGATCCACTGCACCGTTGTGTTTTACATGTTGGGGGTATGTACGGGGATCGTCAGCTAGCCCTAGAGCGGTTTGTTGAGAACTGGATGATCGTTCCTCGAAGTGTTCAAAGACTACTTATACTTGAAAATGATGATAAGTCTTTTCACTTGGAAGACACCTTGTATTTATGTGAGAAATTAGATATTCCGCTTGTGTTCGATTACCATCATCATCTAGCTCATCATGAAAACAAGCATTGGGAAGAGCACTGGGAACGAGTCACAAAGACATGGTCCCACTCACCATTTGCAGTAAAAATGCATATCTCAAGCCCTAAAAGTGAAAAACAATTCCGTGCGCACTCTGACTTTGTAGATCCAGATATGTTTATGGATTTTCTTAATAAAATCAAAGGCAGTGTTGAACAAATTGATTGTATGATTGAAGCGAAGAAAAAAGACGAAGCATTATTTAAATTGATGCAAGACTTGAAAACATACAACAACATTGAAATCATTGATGGTGCAAGCTTTTATATAAAATGA
- the rnr gene encoding ribonuclease R codes for MDQDRILAFMREEAYKPLTVQELEEQLGLEGADDFKELVITLNTMEENGEVVRTRSNRYGVPERMNLIKGKLQGHAKGFAFLLPEQKGQKDVFIPPSELNGAMSSDTVLVRISSRPGDAKPEGTVIRIIERGVTQVVGTFIDSKTFGFVEADDKRIPNDIFIPKESINNAIDGHKVLVKITGYPEDRSSATGEVIEILGHKNDPGVDILSIIYKHGLPRDFPAEALEHANSVPDEIDPADLGDRRDLREETIVTIDGADAKDLDDAVNVVKLDNGNYKLGVHIADVSHYVTEGSPIDEEALERGTSVYLVDRVIPMIPHRLSNGICSLNPKVDRLTLSCEMEINANGDVVNHDIFQSVIRTNERMTYTDVRKILLREDDEVLEKYKDLVPFFDQMGELAEILRKKRFERGAIDFDFSEARVLVDEESKPVDVVLRDRSVAEKLIEEFMLAANETVAEHFHWMKVPFMYRIHEDPDEEKLTNFLEFITNFGYVVRGSANSIHPRALQQVLEEVQGEPEEAVISKVMLRSMKQARYEPENHGHYGLSTEFYTHFTSPIRRYPDLIVHRLIRTYLIEGKADEKTKNHWGERLPEIAQHASERERRAVDAERETDDLKKAEYMEDKVGEEYEGVISGVTNFGLFIELPNTIEGLVHVSYLTDDYYHFNEQQYAMIGERTGNVFRIGDEIKIRVLAVNVEERAIDFEIVGMKAPAQRRRKERPRVISSGGKSPTKEKKRDNNRNGNYSSRKKKGKGDKPFYKDIQKKKGKKKKRK; via the coding sequence ATGGATCAAGATAGAATTTTAGCATTTATGAGAGAAGAAGCTTATAAACCATTAACCGTACAAGAGCTAGAGGAACAACTGGGTCTTGAAGGTGCGGATGATTTTAAAGAACTTGTTATTACATTGAACACGATGGAAGAAAACGGCGAGGTTGTCCGTACCCGCAGCAATCGATACGGCGTACCAGAACGAATGAATCTGATAAAAGGAAAGCTACAGGGACATGCGAAGGGCTTTGCCTTCTTACTTCCTGAACAAAAAGGGCAGAAGGATGTTTTCATTCCACCTTCTGAATTGAACGGTGCAATGAGCAGCGATACCGTACTCGTCCGCATTTCAAGCAGACCTGGAGATGCAAAGCCAGAAGGAACTGTCATCCGAATCATTGAGCGTGGTGTGACACAGGTTGTTGGAACGTTTATAGATAGTAAGACATTTGGATTTGTCGAAGCGGATGATAAGCGAATCCCAAATGATATTTTCATTCCGAAAGAATCGATCAATAATGCAATTGACGGCCATAAGGTTCTTGTAAAAATTACAGGATATCCAGAGGACCGATCAAGTGCAACTGGAGAAGTCATTGAAATTCTTGGGCACAAGAACGACCCAGGCGTTGATATCCTGTCGATTATTTATAAGCATGGACTACCGAGAGACTTTCCAGCTGAGGCCTTAGAACATGCAAACTCAGTTCCAGATGAAATTGATCCGGCAGACCTTGGAGACCGCCGTGACTTACGAGAAGAAACGATCGTCACAATTGACGGGGCAGATGCAAAAGATTTGGATGATGCGGTAAATGTCGTCAAGCTCGACAACGGCAATTACAAGCTCGGTGTCCATATCGCTGACGTCAGTCATTACGTCACAGAAGGCTCACCAATTGATGAGGAAGCGCTAGAGCGCGGAACATCTGTGTACTTAGTAGACCGGGTGATTCCGATGATTCCACACCGTTTATCAAATGGAATCTGTAGTTTAAATCCGAAGGTCGATCGACTGACACTTTCGTGTGAAATGGAAATCAACGCGAACGGTGATGTCGTCAATCACGATATTTTCCAAAGTGTAATCCGTACAAATGAGCGAATGACGTATACAGATGTTCGTAAAATTTTATTGCGAGAAGACGATGAAGTACTGGAGAAGTACAAGGACCTCGTACCATTTTTCGATCAAATGGGTGAGCTTGCAGAAATTCTCCGTAAAAAGCGTTTTGAACGTGGTGCGATTGACTTCGATTTCAGTGAAGCGCGTGTGCTCGTTGACGAAGAATCTAAGCCAGTGGACGTTGTTTTACGAGATCGATCTGTTGCCGAAAAATTGATTGAAGAATTCATGCTTGCAGCGAACGAAACCGTTGCCGAGCACTTCCACTGGATGAAAGTACCGTTCATGTACCGAATTCACGAAGATCCAGACGAAGAAAAGCTCACGAATTTCCTTGAGTTCATCACAAACTTTGGTTACGTAGTTCGCGGATCTGCGAATTCCATCCATCCACGTGCTCTTCAACAAGTATTAGAAGAGGTACAAGGTGAGCCTGAAGAAGCAGTCATTAGTAAGGTCATGCTTCGATCAATGAAGCAAGCTCGATATGAACCTGAAAACCATGGACATTATGGATTATCGACGGAGTTCTATACACACTTTACTTCACCGATCCGTCGTTACCCTGACTTAATCGTCCATCGCCTCATTCGAACGTATTTGATTGAAGGAAAAGCAGACGAAAAGACAAAGAATCATTGGGGTGAACGTTTGCCTGAAATCGCACAACATGCTTCTGAGCGTGAACGACGAGCTGTTGATGCAGAACGTGAAACAGACGATCTGAAAAAAGCAGAATACATGGAAGATAAAGTCGGCGAGGAGTATGAAGGTGTCATCAGTGGTGTAACCAACTTCGGATTATTCATTGAACTTCCGAATACGATCGAAGGACTTGTCCACGTCAGTTATTTAACCGATGATTACTATCATTTCAACGAACAGCAATACGCGATGATCGGTGAACGAACTGGGAATGTATTCCGAATCGGTGATGAAATTAAGATTCGTGTGCTCGCTGTTAATGTTGAGGAACGTGCGATTGACTTTGAAATTGTCGGTATGAAAGCACCAGCTCAGAGAAGACGAAAGGAACGACCACGTGTGATTTCTAGTGGTGGTAAGAGCCCGACGAAAGAAAAGAAGAGAGACAATAATCGGAACGGGAATTATTCATCTCGAAAAAAGAAAGGCAAAGGCGATAAGCCATTCTACAAAGACATACAGAAGAAAAAAGGGAAAAAGAAGAAGCGTAAATGA
- a CDS encoding alpha/beta hydrolase, which yields MIGCLCLHGFTGGPYEVEPIVRYLRENTDWIVESPTFPGHDTGGRMKYVSFDKWIQTAEMELRALERQCDTIYIIGFSMGGMIAGYLSASHKVDKLVLMSAAAYYVSPCQLLQDIKAMVIDLSKGKIKDNELFQRYLRKFKMTPMSMTFQFRKLIHNLRPYIKKIETPTLILQGECDGVVPKKSAQYIYDSIQSKKKQLVFLPQSKHIICQDIEQEDVIHHVFHFLTDTEAIEGEETS from the coding sequence ATGATTGGTTGTTTATGTCTACACGGTTTTACCGGGGGTCCTTATGAGGTAGAGCCGATTGTACGATATTTAAGAGAAAATACAGATTGGATCGTCGAATCTCCCACTTTTCCGGGACACGATACAGGTGGACGGATGAAATATGTTTCCTTCGATAAATGGATCCAGACGGCAGAAATGGAACTTAGGGCTTTAGAAAGGCAGTGTGACACAATCTACATCATCGGTTTTTCCATGGGTGGGATGATTGCTGGTTATTTGTCGGCATCACATAAAGTAGATAAACTCGTTCTTATGAGTGCAGCTGCCTATTATGTCAGTCCATGTCAGCTTTTACAAGATATTAAAGCGATGGTTATTGATTTATCAAAAGGTAAAATTAAAGATAATGAGTTATTTCAACGCTATCTCCGGAAGTTTAAAATGACCCCGATGTCGATGACGTTCCAATTTAGAAAACTCATTCACAATCTTCGTCCCTATATCAAAAAAATCGAAACGCCCACGCTCATCTTACAAGGAGAGTGCGATGGGGTTGTACCTAAGAAAAGTGCTCAATATATATATGATTCTATTCAGAGTAAGAAGAAACAACTCGTTTTTCTTCCTCAATCAAAACATATTATTTGCCAGGATATTGAACAAGAAGACGTCATACATCACGTCTTTCATTTTCTAACAGATACAGAAGCAATTGAAGGAGAGGAAACATCATGA
- a CDS encoding GDSL-type esterase/lipase family protein, which yields MRKPLVYIFVSVLLVSGIFGLIAFDQSKDEAKKDSEVFMALGDSLTYGVGDESGAGYVGDLQKLLTENHKGNITVDNYGIPGQQSDGLLHQLGKPGVLEDLEKADYITVFIGMNDLVKSNGMTLDKIHDEKVKRSKVDYERNLSEIFNIIRKKNPDAPVLFLGLYNPKPSSEEVGQVIQDWNDTSQQVVSQYSHVKFISTNDLFEVKSTEYFSDALHPNKKGYLLITKKIVEEYDF from the coding sequence ATGAGAAAACCACTTGTTTATATATTCGTTAGTGTATTACTTGTATCGGGCATTTTTGGATTGATTGCCTTTGATCAGAGTAAGGATGAAGCAAAGAAGGATAGCGAAGTTTTTATGGCGTTAGGGGATTCTTTGACCTATGGAGTTGGGGATGAATCTGGTGCAGGGTATGTAGGGGATCTACAAAAATTACTTACAGAGAATCATAAGGGTAACATCACTGTCGATAATTACGGCATACCTGGTCAGCAATCAGATGGACTACTTCATCAGCTCGGTAAGCCAGGTGTACTTGAGGACCTTGAAAAAGCAGACTACATTACGGTTTTTATAGGTATGAACGATTTAGTCAAAAGTAACGGGATGACCTTAGATAAAATTCACGATGAAAAGGTGAAACGGTCAAAAGTAGATTATGAACGAAATTTATCTGAAATCTTTAACATCATTCGTAAGAAAAATCCAGACGCACCTGTTCTGTTTTTAGGTCTATATAACCCTAAACCCTCTTCTGAAGAGGTTGGACAAGTCATTCAAGACTGGAATGACACAAGTCAACAAGTTGTCAGTCAGTATTCACATGTAAAATTCATTTCTACGAATGATCTTTTTGAAGTGAAATCCACAGAATATTTCAGCGATGCACTTCATCCGAATAAAAAAGGATATCTGTTAATAACGAAAAAAATTGTAGAAGAATATGACTTTTAA
- a CDS encoding alpha/beta hydrolase: protein MKIVTPKPFFFEGGDRAVLLLHGFTGNSADVRMLGRFLQKQGYSCLAPHYKGHGVPPEELVHTGPDDWWKDVMDAYNELKEKGYEEIAVAGLSLGGVFSLKLGYTEPVKGIVPMCAPMHIKSEEVMYEGVLDYAREFKKYEQKSEEQIEEEMEAFQKTPMKTLKALQDLISDVRSNIDMIYTPTFVIQARNDEMINTESANIIYESIESDQKDLKWYEESGHVITLDKEKEQLHEDVLAFLNTLDWTK, encoded by the coding sequence ATGAAAATCGTAACACCAAAACCGTTTTTCTTTGAAGGTGGGGATCGTGCAGTTCTGTTACTACACGGTTTTACAGGAAATTCGGCTGACGTACGTATGCTAGGAAGGTTCTTACAAAAGCAAGGGTATTCTTGCCTCGCGCCTCATTATAAAGGGCACGGTGTTCCTCCAGAAGAGCTCGTTCATACGGGACCAGATGATTGGTGGAAAGACGTTATGGACGCTTATAATGAACTGAAGGAAAAAGGATACGAAGAGATTGCAGTTGCTGGGTTATCACTAGGTGGGGTCTTTTCATTAAAACTCGGTTATACAGAGCCGGTAAAAGGGATCGTACCGATGTGTGCTCCTATGCACATAAAAAGCGAAGAAGTTATGTATGAAGGTGTACTTGATTACGCTAGGGAATTCAAAAAATACGAACAAAAGTCTGAAGAGCAGATTGAAGAAGAGATGGAAGCCTTCCAAAAGACGCCGATGAAAACATTGAAGGCGCTACAGGATCTTATCTCGGATGTTCGTTCAAACATAGATATGATTTACACGCCTACGTTTGTTATTCAAGCGAGAAATGATGAAATGATTAACACGGAAAGTGCAAATATTATTTATGAGTCGATTGAATCTGACCAGAAGGATTTAAAGTGGTACGAAGAATCTGGTCACGTCATCACATTAGATAAAGAGAAAGAACAATTACATGAGGATGTTTTAGCATTTCTCAATACACTCGATTGGACAAAGTAA
- a CDS encoding peptide MFS transporter — protein MEGTINENQDMLAKKKQKHPKGLFLLFITEMWERYSYYGMRSILVLYLTAELISGGLGFSESSALMLYGIYTGLVYFTPLIGGFLTDKLMGLRTAITIGGITMAVGDFTLFAVQAEWGLYLGLLLLIMGNGFFKPNISTLVGELYSKNDPRKDSGFTIFYMGINLGALISPIVAGLIYANWFASTTPTGIEVFGFKYAFLASSIGMIIGQLTFNLLSKKYLGDIGKMPANDKAKPSLEVNEKPKPLTRQEKRRTTVILILACFTVAFWAGFEQAGASFTLYTRDFIDRTVFGYEVPVSFFQSLNPLFILILAPVVSMLWLKLSKTKRGDFSIPTKMSFGLILLGLGFMVLVPAVLATGSDASNTVKVSMVFMVVTYLLHTLGELSLSPIGLSLVSKMAPVKIASLLMGVWFLSNAAANYVAGHVASLTQEFGYLEIFVYLGLAALVLGLILLALSKPLQKLMHLDEIEEAK, from the coding sequence ATGGAAGGTACGATTAACGAAAACCAGGATATGCTTGCAAAAAAGAAGCAGAAGCATCCGAAAGGATTATTCCTACTATTCATCACCGAAATGTGGGAACGTTATAGCTACTACGGCATGCGCTCTATTCTCGTTCTATATCTTACAGCTGAATTAATCAGTGGAGGACTTGGATTCAGTGAATCATCAGCACTCATGCTTTACGGTATTTATACGGGCCTAGTCTATTTCACGCCTTTAATCGGTGGTTTTTTGACTGACAAACTGATGGGTCTACGAACAGCGATTACCATCGGCGGAATTACGATGGCTGTTGGAGATTTCACACTCTTTGCCGTTCAAGCAGAGTGGGGACTATATCTCGGATTGTTATTATTAATCATGGGTAATGGATTTTTCAAACCGAATATCTCGACACTAGTTGGAGAACTGTATTCGAAAAATGACCCTAGAAAAGATTCTGGATTCACGATTTTCTATATGGGCATTAACTTAGGGGCATTGATTTCCCCAATCGTTGCGGGTCTGATCTACGCAAACTGGTTTGCATCAACAACTCCAACTGGAATCGAAGTATTTGGATTCAAGTATGCTTTCCTAGCATCATCTATCGGAATGATTATTGGACAATTGACCTTTAATCTATTATCGAAAAAATATTTAGGCGATATCGGAAAGATGCCTGCAAATGATAAAGCAAAACCTTCTCTTGAAGTTAATGAAAAACCTAAGCCACTCACAAGACAGGAAAAAAGACGTACGACAGTCATCCTGATTCTGGCATGTTTCACTGTAGCATTCTGGGCTGGATTTGAACAAGCAGGAGCATCTTTCACCCTTTATACGAGAGATTTCATCGACCGTACCGTATTTGGGTATGAAGTACCGGTATCCTTCTTCCAGTCATTGAATCCTTTGTTTATATTGATTTTAGCGCCGGTTGTTTCTATGCTTTGGCTGAAACTATCAAAAACAAAGCGCGGTGATTTTTCAATACCAACAAAAATGTCATTTGGACTTATTTTATTAGGATTAGGATTTATGGTATTAGTTCCGGCTGTTCTTGCAACAGGTAGCGACGCATCTAACACTGTCAAAGTTTCAATGGTGTTCATGGTCGTCACTTACTTGCTTCATACACTCGGTGAACTATCGTTATCGCCAATCGGACTATCACTCGTTAGTAAAATGGCACCAGTCAAAATTGCTTCATTACTGATGGGGGTTTGGTTCTTAAGTAATGCGGCTGCCAACTACGTTGCAGGACATGTCGCATCGTTAACACAAGAATTCGGTTATCTCGAAATATTTGTGTATCTTGGACTAGCTGCTCTTGTATTAGGATTGATTCTACTTGCACTATCAAAACCACTACAAAAACTTATGCACCTTGATGAAATTGAAGAAGCAAAATAA